CGCCGGGTAGTGGCCATTCCGCCATTTCTCCTAACCCCGTGCTGGAACGCGCTTTTCGCTCACCCCCCGTTCGGGTAGTGCAAAAAAATACCATTAGTGTGCAGAAACCTATTGACAGGTAGCGCATCAGGGTGGTTTATTAACGCCCATCGGGAGCGATTTTTTTCAGGGGTGACCAGCCACCGGTTCTTCTACCCCCCCCTGCCCGAAAGGCCGCGTGATACGGGCCGGCAGAGATACAGGGGAGTTTTACAACAATAAACGGCCAGCCGGGTACCGAAAGGATAAGGGCTGGAAAAAGCGGGCGCCACCCATGGCTCCAGGAAAACGATAGAACGAAGGTAAATAAGAGCTACTTATCATGAGGCTGAAACTATTTCATGATATGTTATCTTCCAATACCTACGTAACTGGGGTTTAATAACGCCATGCATCATAGATGCTGAACTCTTAACGCGACCAGCTCGAAGTCCTGCCCCGGACTTTAAAACAGGGCGGACAGTTTCATGAATTTATTTGAACCAGACACCTTGTTGCCGGCCCAGTTTTTTGCAGCTTTCACCCGTGAAGGCGGAATGGTACGCGAGCGCAGGCTGATGCTTGCCGTGCTGCAGGACGCCGTAGAGTGCTACCAGAAATACGCCCTGGCCCGCGACCCACGTGGCAAGCTGCTTTTTGACGATGCCGCAGACTGGATAGACGCCGATGAGCGCGAATGGTCGTTCTCCTACGTCAACATCTGTGAAGTGCTTGGGCTCAATCCCGAATACATCCGCCGCGGGCTTTCGCGCTGGAGGCAGAGCAGGGCGCCGATCAAGCGCAACACCGCTCGCATCGTATCGCTGTTGGACCGCGAAGCGCTGTTGACGCAATTCGACGAAGCCGAACCCGTTGCCGCTGAGTTGCAGGAAGCCTCCTGAGGCCCCCCCGAACGAGGCAACAGCTTTTTTTCGGCTGACGCAGAGCGTCTCAAAACCGCAATTTAAAAGGCTGTCCCCCTTTGCAGGGGGGCAGCTTTTTTATTGTCTATTGACGACTCCCCCGCACCATGCTGACCTTGTCATATGGTTTGGCTATTCAGAGCAGCGACAGCTACCACCCTGGCCGTACTCCTCTGCGCTGTAACGGCAACAGCCGAAACGGGCAGTCGCCCGGCCACCGCTCCAGGCGACCAACAGGCGCTGGAACCCGACACCGCCGATATTGCAGAAAAGGCCTGGAGTGCCCTTGAGTACGACTCTGCAGCCCAGCGCAACTGGGCCACCGACCAGAAAGCCGTGCGCATGCATTTCGCTCGGACCCCGGACGAAGCAACACGGATGTTTCGCGAACAGTACGGACCCGACTCCATACTGACCCGCAGCGTTTCGGCGGTCGCGGTCATCACTAACGCGGCTGAACGCAGTGCCCAGCTACCGCTCGACAGCATCAACTCGGTTACCGAAAAAGTAAGCGGGGTGGCCCAGGAGATGGCCGGAATAGGCAGACTCCCGACTATAAAGCTGAAATCAAAGGTGGACAGCCACCATTTCGGAGTCAGCCTGACGACGAAGTGGTAAGCGCCTGCGGGCGATTCCCGAGGCCGGCCGACTTGCCGTCTCCCTCGTCAACCGGGTCGCCGACCTGGTTGAATTGCGGCGACTCGCCGAGGTCTTCTTCGGGCCAATCAACATAACCAACGTCGGTAGGAATACCGTTCATGGCCTCGATCGCTGCCTCGAGTAGTTCGGGGTCAACGTGGGCCACGACCCCCATTTTTTTTATCAACTCGTTTGCCGTCGCCCAGGCTCCGGGCTGCAGCCCGTAAATGTCCTCGTGCACTTCGACCAGCACACGGCCACGGCGAAGCCCCACCTTGACCGGCTGGTAGGTAAAACGCCCCTTCGAGCCGACCTTGATGAGTGGAAACACCGCCTCGATGTCTTCGGGGTACAAGCGCACACAACCGTGACTGACCTGCATACCCACTCCCCAGGTCTTGTTGGTGCCGTGGATGGCGTAGGAGGGCAGGGTGAGCTCTATGCGGTGACGGCCCAGCGGGTTTTCAGGGTCCCCCCCGGCAATGGTGAAATCCCTGCGGCCGAGTTCTTTCAAACGCTCAGCGCGAATTGACGCCGGTATCACCCAGGTCGGGTTCGTGGTCTTACCGCGCACCCGGAAATCGGCCTCCGGCGTCTGCCAGCCCTGCCGCCCAAGACCAACCGGGTAAGTGATCACCGTTGACGAACGCGCACCCTTGCGCGGCGAGGGCAGGTAGTAGTACAGCCTCATCTCCGGGATGTTAACCACCAGTCCTTCGTAGCGACCACTGGGCAGGATCCACTCTGACGGCAGTAGCAGGTCCACCCCCCCGTCGGGCAGCCAGGGGTCGACTACCGGGTTGGCCCCGAGGATTTCGTTGTACCCGAGGTCGTACTGCCGGGCGAGTTCAAGCAGGGTATCGCCGCCCACCACGCGGTGAGTATGGCTGCTACCCACCACGGTCTGCGTGCCCTGCGAGCCCTTGTCGAGACCGGAAACGAAAAAGTGGCTGACGATCTCGCGGGGAGGCCAGCCCTTCTCTTCAAAACCGCGGGGCTCCACATCGACTCGCTCGTCGATCAAAGCAGCGGTCTCCGCCCTGGCAGAACGGCTGAGCAGCGGCGCGGCTGCCAGCAACAAGCCCGCCACCAGCAGTATTCTTCTCAGCGGGGTCAGTCGCATACCATCAACCTGCAGGAGGCCGGCAGAAGCTTAGGCAACTTCTTCAGTACTTGTCCGCGAAACACCCTGTAGGGCAACGAGCGCCCATTTATGCCGGTCACAAGGCAGTTCACCTCAAGCTCTCGCGCGGCCCGGGCCAGCCCCTCGGGCACGGTGTAAGTCGTGGTCCAGATGGGTATCACCTGCACCCCCGCCGCCGCGGCCTGCCTGGCCGCAGAGGTGAGCGATTGTATCCCTTCTTCACTCGGAAGAGGGTCTTCTTTGCCGTACAGCATTCCGGGCCACTCCTCGACGTAAATGCAGTATAGCGCGTTTTCACCCATACCCTTCACCCTCGCGAGCGCCTCCGCCACTACCCCGGTGCTTTCCCCGCGTACGGCCACAAGGGTCGAACTGTTGTACAGCGGCTTCAAATCCGCCGCCATCGCGAGATTGACTATCTCTGCCTGTATCTCAGGGGCGTGGGCCTCGCCCCGTTCCGACCTGCGATGGTCTTCGCGCGACACCGACGGAATGTGATGGATCGCTTCTTTAATCCAACCCTCCCTCAGTGCGATGCCGTAGATCATGCCGGCGGTGGCTATGCCCCCACCAAAGGCAGTGGCCAGTGGTTTTTCTACTATGTTCACCAGCCAGGCCACCACCACCATCGCGGTTGGCACCAGGCCCAGCATGAATACCCAACCACGCTTCCTGTCGCGCCAGCGCAGAAGGTCGAGCCCACCCGACTCGATGGTAAACGCGCCCAGCAGGCCGAAGGCGTACATATCGCCCAGCACGCCCATCTCACCCTGCGTCACCAGCACAATCACGACGGGCACGATGGTGGCCACCAGTATGGCTATGTGCGGAGTGTTGAAGCGCGGGTTACGCCGCATCATGCGCCGGGGAACGTAGTGCAACTCGGCCAGTTTCAAGAAAACGTGGTAGGCACCGATGATAGCCGTGTTGGCCGCGAACAGCAGCAGCGACGCAGCGGTGAACACCACCGCCGTCGACAAGAACTGCACGTTGGTCTGGGCCGCGAGGTCAGAGATGAAACGTTCGCTGCCCGGTATCGATACGTTGGCGCCCACTTTTGCCACCGACAGCAAGGTGAGCATGGGCGAGGTCAACAGTATGGTGATTATCACACCCACCATGGCGAACATGGCCGTGCGCTTGACCGGTTGCCGCAACACCGGCGACAGCTGGCTGATGCTCTCCAGTCCCGAAAAGGCTAACCACGCCGCTCCAAAACCGACCAACAGCTCCCGCATGCCCAACTCGCGAAAGCCGTTAAAAAGACTGAACAGTGTTTTCCAGCCCTCGAGATCGAGGCTGGTGAGCATGACCACCAGCACGACCATGTTGGTGAGGAAGGAGGCCACTGCCATCACCAGCGAGAGCCTCGCGCTCTCCCGCACGCCCACGATGTTGACCGCCGCCAGCAGCGCCAGCCCCAGGCAGGCAAAAGCCGGTACGTTGCTAGCCACGGTCGGGAAAACACTCGACAGGTAATAAAAACCCGAAGTGGACGAGATCGCGCCGGTCAGGAAGAAATCCACCGTGATGAACATCCCGCCCAGGGCGCCCATTCGTTCCCCGAAGGCCATCTCGCCGATCGCCACCACGCCGCCGCCGTTGGGCGTGCGCTCCACGATCTCTATGTACTTGATAGAGATGAGCACAAATCCCACCGAAGTGAGCAGAACGAAGAAAGGAGCGTTGGTGCCTACCAGTTCGAACAGTATGCCCGGCACGTAGTAGACCGATGTCCCGATATCACAGAACACCACGGCCCATGCCAGCAACCACGTAAGCTGCCGTGCGCCGTCCTGGGAAGAATTGGATGCAGCCAACTGACCAGCGGGGCAAAGACCGTCGGCTACTCAGGCCTGCTCGAGCTGCAACAGCAGCTCTTCGCGACCGGTCACCGGGGCCGAACACGACGTGCCCCGGCAAAGCCAGGCCGTCGGAACTCCCTCAGCACTATTTTTACCGCGAACAGGAGCTGGGAGCCAGCTTTCGCCTGTGCCATCTGACAGGCATAGCACCTCGAGACCCGGCAGTGGCTGCGCGAGGGCCTCGGCGGTCAACGATCCGACCTCGCCCTGCAACGGCGCGGAGGGCAACGGCTTCTCGCCACGGATGACCAGCAAGGACCTGCCGCTGAGAGTCGCCAGGGTCCCCCCGAGCAGGGCCGCGCCACCGTGGGGGTTGGCCAGGGCGGTACCCAGCAGTGCCTCACGGGAACGTTCAGCCGCCTCGGACCAGTGCTCCTCGGCCGTGAAAAGATACAGCCTGTCGAGCAATTCCAGGGCAATCGCGTTGCCCGACGGGACCGCCGAATCCCAGGCTTCGCGGGTACGCGCAAGCGGGGTGTCGGCTCCCGCCTGGGAAAAATAGAACCCCCCCTCGGCGTGGGCAAAACGGTCGAGCAGGCCCTGCCCCAACCCCTTAGCTTCGTCGAGGAAGCGCGGTTGTGAAGTAGCCGTAAACAGTTCCAGGCAAGCTCGGCCCATGAAGGCGTAGTCGTCGAGGAAAGCCCCCACCCGCGCCGAGCCGCCGGCGTGCAGGTGCAACAGGCCACCGTCGCCGTCGCGCATCTGCGACAACACGAAATCGACCGCAGCCTGCGCGTCAGCAACCAGGTCAGCACGACCGGCTGCCCGGCCGGTGGCCGCCATCGCCGCTGCGGCCAGCCCGTTCCAGTCGGCCATCACCTTGTCGTCTCTCGTCGGAGCAACCCTGCCCTGCCGCCGTCCCAGCATGGCGGGCAGCACCCTGCCCAGAAGTTCCCGATCGTCGGCCGACGGCTCACCCGCGAGGGCCTCCAACCTGAGAACGTTGCCAGGCTCCGGGGCACCACCCCCTTCCCAGTTTCCGGCTTCGCTCACGTCGAGTAGTTCGCAAGCCCGGGCAAAGTCGGCCGGCGCCACCGCGTCGGCCAATTGATCGCGGGTCCAGGTATAAAAAATGCCCTCCACGCCTTCGCTGTCGGCGTCCAGGGTCGCCGCAAAACCACCGCCCGGCAAGCGCATATCACGCCTTAGCCAGTCAAGGGTGGAAACCGCGACCTCGAGATACCGCCCTTGGCCCGTCAGTTTCCAGGCGCCGAGGTAGCTGGCCGCCAGCGAAGCCTGATCGTAAAGCATCTTTTCAAAATGGGGCACGTGCCACACCCGGTCTACCGAGTAGCGATGGAAGCCACCGCCCACGTGGTCGTGCAAGCCACCGTCGGCCATCGAGTCCCAGCTCAGCCGCAGTAATGCGCGGCGCTTATCGTCGGGCTCGTGCGCCTCGGCTGTCGCGAGCAGGTCAAGCGCGCTGCAGGACGGAAACTTAGGCTGGCTGCCAAAACCCCCGTGCTCACCGTCCACGCTTTCGAGCAGGCCATCGGCCACGCGCAGCAAGCCGTCGGCGTCAACGGCGCGAGCGGCACCCCTGTCGCTCACCAATTCACGCCGCAACCAATCCGCGGTCTTGCCGGCACTTTCGCTGACCTCGTCGCGTCGGTCGTTCCAGGCCCTGGCCACTCCCGCCA
The Candidatus Binatota bacterium DNA segment above includes these coding regions:
- a CDS encoding universal stress protein, translated to MAASNSSQDGARQLTWLLAWAVVFCDIGTSVYYVPGILFELVGTNAPFFVLLTSVGFVLISIKYIEIVERTPNGGGVVAIGEMAFGERMGALGGMFITVDFFLTGAISSTSGFYYLSSVFPTVASNVPAFACLGLALLAAVNIVGVRESARLSLVMAVASFLTNMVVLVVMLTSLDLEGWKTLFSLFNGFRELGMRELLVGFGAAWLAFSGLESISQLSPVLRQPVKRTAMFAMVGVIITILLTSPMLTLLSVAKVGANVSIPGSERFISDLAAQTNVQFLSTAVVFTAASLLLFAANTAIIGAYHVFLKLAELHYVPRRMMRRNPRFNTPHIAILVATIVPVVIVLVTQGEMGVLGDMYAFGLLGAFTIESGGLDLLRWRDRKRGWVFMLGLVPTAMVVVAWLVNIVEKPLATAFGGGIATAGMIYGIALREGWIKEAIHHIPSVSREDHRRSERGEAHAPEIQAEIVNLAMAADLKPLYNSSTLVAVRGESTGVVAEALARVKGMGENALYCIYVEEWPGMLYGKEDPLPSEEGIQSLTSAARQAAAAGVQVIPIWTTTYTVPEGLARAARELEVNCLVTGINGRSLPYRVFRGQVLKKLPKLLPASCRLMVCD
- a CDS encoding thioredoxin domain-containing protein, which gives rise to MTTSSLAQTAHNRLSGEPSLYLQQHAENPVAWQPWGEAALARSLREQRPILLSIGYSACHWCHVMERETFENPTLAAQMNELFVCIKVDREERPDLDQLYMRAVQAMTGHGGWPMTVFLTPGLEPFYAGTYFPPEDRGQLPGFGRVLAGVARAWNDRRDEVSESAGKTADWLRRELVSDRGAARAVDADGLLRVADGLLESVDGEHGGFGSQPKFPSCSALDLLATAEAHEPDDKRRALLRLSWDSMADGGLHDHVGGGFHRYSVDRVWHVPHFEKMLYDQASLAASYLGAWKLTGQGRYLEVAVSTLDWLRRDMRLPGGGFAATLDADSEGVEGIFYTWTRDQLADAVAPADFARACELLDVSEAGNWEGGGAPEPGNVLRLEALAGEPSADDRELLGRVLPAMLGRRQGRVAPTRDDKVMADWNGLAAAAMAATGRAAGRADLVADAQAAVDFVLSQMRDGDGGLLHLHAGGSARVGAFLDDYAFMGRACLELFTATSQPRFLDEAKGLGQGLLDRFAHAEGGFYFSQAGADTPLARTREAWDSAVPSGNAIALELLDRLYLFTAEEHWSEAAERSREALLGTALANPHGGAALLGGTLATLSGRSLLVIRGEKPLPSAPLQGEVGSLTAEALAQPLPGLEVLCLSDGTGESWLPAPVRGKNSAEGVPTAWLCRGTSCSAPVTGREELLLQLEQA